Proteins encoded together in one Salarchaeum sp. JOR-1 window:
- a CDS encoding helix-turn-helix domain-containing protein — protein sequence MVVFVESRIESLPPSAKLVYKVLETDSPLTQADIRERSRLSKRTTRHAIGLLADAGLVDERVYPLDARKKLYAPQRPAKPSTGMTE from the coding sequence GTGGTCGTTTTTGTCGAATCACGTATTGAGTCCCTCCCGCCGAGCGCGAAGCTCGTGTACAAGGTTCTGGAGACCGACTCGCCGTTAACGCAGGCCGATATCAGAGAGCGCAGCCGCCTTTCGAAGCGCACCACGAGGCACGCTATCGGATTGCTCGCGGACGCGGGCCTGGTGGACGAACGCGTGTATCCGCTCGACGCGCGGAAGAAACTGTACGCGCCTCAGAGGCCGGCGAAGCCGTCGACGGGGATGACGGAGTAG
- a CDS encoding CopG family ribbon-helix-helix protein gives MAVVSVSLPDELLERIDDFADSHGYTGRSEVFREATRNLLGEFEDKRLEDRELLGVVTVLFDYQSTTVEERMIRLRHEYEGLVSSNVHNHVGDHYCMELFILDGALEEISEFVGRVRATQDTLTVDYSVIPVDGFAGL, from the coding sequence ATGGCCGTCGTCAGCGTCTCCCTGCCGGACGAACTCCTGGAACGAATCGACGACTTCGCGGACTCACACGGCTACACCGGCCGCAGCGAAGTGTTCCGGGAAGCCACGCGCAACCTCCTCGGCGAATTCGAGGACAAGCGCCTCGAAGACCGCGAACTCCTCGGCGTCGTCACCGTCCTCTTCGACTACCAGAGCACGACCGTCGAGGAACGCATGATTCGATTGCGCCACGAGTACGAGGGACTCGTCTCCTCGAACGTCCACAACCACGTCGGCGACCACTACTGCATGGAACTGTTCATCCTCGACGGTGCGCTCGAAGAGATATCGGAGTTCGTCGGACGCGTCCGCGCGACCCAGGACACGCTCACCGTCGACTACTCCGTCATCCCCGTCGACGGCTTCGCCGGCCTCTGA